The following is a genomic window from Amycolatopsis cihanbeyliensis.
CTACCTCCAAGACGCGGCCGAATCGGTGATCACCTTCGTGAGCAATGTGTTCAGCTGATCGCCACGAGTAGCCTGGGACTATGTTCGCGCCACGGGACCCAGACGAGTACCTGCTCGAAACCGAGCGCCGTGTCATCCGCATCCGGCGTCACTGGGCCTCGTTGCTGTGGGATGCCTTCGAGGCAGTCGCCCTCATCGCCGTCTGCGTGATGGTGTCCTACCTGCTGCCCCCCTCGATGTGGGTGCTGCAGAACGTGCTCTGGTACGCCGCGCTGGTGGTGGTGCTGCGGTTCGCCTACTACGTGGTCGAGTGGTGGGTGGAGCGGCTGGTGGTCACCGACAAGCGGTTCATCATGACCAAGGGCGTCTGGACCACCAAGGTGCTGATGATGCCGATCAGCAAGGTGACCGACCTCACCTACCAGCGCTCCTTCTGGGGAAGGATGCTCGGCTACGGCACGACCGTGGTGGAGTCGGCGGGCCAGATCCAGGCGTTGAACCACATCAGCTATCTCCCCCGGCCGGAGGACTTCTACGACACCATCTCCGAGCTGGTGTTCGGGGACAAGCAGAAGCAGGCCGAGCGGTTCTCGATGATCAAGGCCCAGCGCGCGGCCCGGGGCAAGCGGATGGTGGGCTGACACATCCCGGCCGGCGCGGGTGCGTGGAAGCGGCTCGGCAAGAATGATGCGATGCGCATCGACCTGCACACCCACTCCACGGCCTCGGACGGCACCGACAGTCCGGCCGAACTGGTCGCTGCCGCGGCACGCGCCGGTCTCGACGTGGTCGCGTTGACCGACCACGACACCACGGCCGGCTGGCAGCCCGCCATCGAGGCGCTCCCGCCGGGCCTGACCCTCGTTCCCGGAGCCGAGCTCTCCTGCCTTTCCGTGGACGAGCACGGCAGGCGGGTGAGCGTGCACCTGCTGGCCTACCTTTTCGACCCGGCGGCGCCAGCCGTGGTCGCCGAGCAGCACCGGTTGCGGGTGGAGCGGCGCAGCAGGCTGCGGGGGATGGCCGTGCGGATGGCGGAGAACGGCCTGCCGGTCGACCCGGAGGAGGTGCTGGGCCTGCTGCCCCCGGACTCCCCAGCCGGGCGCCCGCACCTGGCCCAGGCGCTGGTGCGGGCCGGGGTGGTGCGCAGCGTGGACGAGGCGTTCGCCGAATACCTCGGCAACGGGCGCGGCTACTACCTTCCGCGCGAGGACACCCCGGTCGAGCAGGCCATCGACATGATCGCCGAGGCGGGCGGGGTGACCGTGCTGGCGCATCCGTTCGCCGGCTCCCGCGGCCCGACGGTGACCCAGGAGGTGATCGCGGCGCTCGCCGCTCACGGCCTCGCCGGGCTCGAGGTGGACCACCCCAACCACGACGCGGAGACCCGGGCGGTGCTGCGCGGCCTCGCAGGCGAGTTGGGGCTGGTGCGAACCGGATCGAGTGACTACCACGGGACGAACAAGACCATCGCGATCGGCCAGGAGACCACCGACCCCGAGGTCTTCCACGCCCTCGCCGAGCGCGCCACCGGGGCTCGCGTGATGGTGGGCTGAGCCGATGCCGATCCAGGACTACTTCGACCTCAAGCTGTTCATGGAGGCCTCGATCACCCTGGTCGTGATCATGGATCCACCGGGGACCGTGCCGGTCTTCCTCAGCCTGGTCGGCCGCAAGCCGTTCGCCGCGCGGGCGCGCGCGGCCCGGCAGGCGGTGCTGGTCTCGTTCCTGGTGGTCTCGCTGTTCGCCGTGGCGGGACAGGCGATTCTGGCCTATCTCGGTATCGGTATCCCCGCCCTGCAGGGCGCGGGTGGGTTGCTGCTGCTGTTGATCGCGCTGGAACTGTTGACCGGGAGGAGCAGCGCGGAACCCGAGGCGGCCGAGGACGTGAACGTCGCGCTGGTCCCGCTCGGCACGCCGCTGCTGGCCGGGCCGGGCGCGATCGCGGCGACCATTGTGTTCGTCCGGCAGGCGGAGGGGCACACCGGCGCCTATATCGCGCTCGGACTCGCCATCGTCACCGTGCATCTGGTGCTGTTCCTGTGCATGCGCTACTCGGGCGTGATCATCCGGCTGATCAAGGAAGGCGGGATCACCCTGCTGGCCAAGATCGCCGGTCTGCTGCTGGCGGCGATCGCGGTGGAGCTGGTCGCCGACTCGGTGCGCGGGTTCGTCGCCGGTAGCTGAGGGTGTCGGGGCCTTCTGGCAGAGTGAAGAGATGTCGCAGATGGGGTTCGACTTCGGGGGACAGCAGCCGCGCCGGTTGACCAAGGTCACGCCCTCCAAGCTGGCCACCTTCGAGGACTGCCCGCGCCGCTACCGAATGGCCTATGTGGACCGTCCGACACCGCAGCGCACCGGCGCGTGGGCGCACAGCACGCTCGGCGCCGTCGTGCACAACGCCTTGCGCGCGCTGTACGACCTGCCGGCACAGCGGCGGACTCCCGCTCGGGCCGCGGCGCTGGTCGTCGAGCAGTGGCAGGACGCCGGGTTCGCCGACGCCGAGCAGGCGCAGCGGTACCGCGAGCGGGCCAAGGGCTGGGTCACGGACTACGTCGAGCGGCATGATCTCGTTACCGAGCCGATCGGGGTCGAGCGCTGGGTCTCGGCTCCGGCCAGCTCGCAGGGTTTGGACGGGCCACCGTCGATGATCATCGAGGGCCGCGCGGACCGGATCGACCAGCGCGAAGGCGAGTTGGTGATCGTGGACTACAAGACGGGCAGGTGGGTTCCGGAGTCGCGGGACGCGCGCAGCGCGCAGGCGCTCGCCCTGTATGCGGTGGCCGCGCGCAGGACGTTGCGGATGCCCTGCCGCCAGGTCGAGTTGCACCACCTGCCGAGCGGCACCGTCGCCGCCGCCGAGCACACCGAGGAGAGCCTGCGCCGCCAGCTGAAACGCGCCGAGGAGTCGGCGGCCGACCTGCGGCAGGCTGCGGATACGCTGAGCGAAGGCGGTGACGCCGAGGAGTTGTTCCCGGTGCGGACCGGCAGGCACTGCTCATGGTGCGATTTCCGGCCGAGCTGCCCCGCCGGGCAGCAGGCGGCGCCCGCCGCGCAGGCGTGGGACCTGTTGGCGCCCTGAGCGTGGCGACACCGTCCCGGACACACCGAGAGGATCATGGAAAGCCGGATGTACGGAAAGGACACCACCGAGCTGGAGGCCGTGCCGACCACCGTGCCGATCCCCGTGCCGACCACCGCGCCGGACCGTCAGGAGGAGGTCACCGAACCTTTGGCCGCCCCAGGACGCACCTCCGGCCGATGGTGGCGCGGGTTGACGGGTTCGCTCGCCGCCGGGCTCGCCGTGCTCGCGGTCGGTGTGCTCGGTGCCCAGGTCCTCGGCTGGGCCAGTGCTTCCAGCGGTCCCGGTGCGTTCATGACCTGCGGTCACCTGCTGGCCGCCGGGCTGGCGATTCTCGCCCAGCGGGTCGTCGACCGTGGCACCGGCAGGCTCGCGGGTCTTGCCGCGCTGGCCGTGGTCCTGCTGGTCGTGGCACCCCTGTGGCTGTTCTGGTGGCACTGACCGGTCGCGCCGCGTACGGGAACGGCAAACTCGGGCGCGTGGGCGGCAAACTCGGGCGCGTGGATGGCAAACTCGGGCGCGTGGGCGGCAAACACGAACTCTCAGCGGAGCCAGGAGGTCCAGGCGGGTAGCAGGATGCCCAGCAGGCCGGCGGGATTCTCGGTGTTCGGGGAGTGCGCCGCCCGCGGGACCAGCTCGAACGGGACGCCGAGGCGGCGCGCCATCTCCCGCTGTGCGGGGAGGTTCCACGCGTCGTCCTGGGCACCGGCGACGACGAGGCAGCGCAGGCCGTCGCGGCGCAGCACCGCGGCGAGGTCGTCCACCCGGTCCGGCTCGGCGCGTAACCCGGCGGCCATCCCCAGCAGGCCCTTCGCGTTGGAGGCGACGAACCGCTCCCGGAGGAACTCCTTCAGCTCGGGCGGAACCGCCGCCCACCCGGGCAGGGTGGCGTTCAGCCGCTCCCGGACACCGTAGGCCGCGCTCAGCCCGTTGGCTCGCAGTTCGGGCTCCCCGGTGCGCAGGGCGTCCAGCCGGAAGCCGTTCGGCAGCCGGCCCGGTCCGCTGCCGAGCAGGGTGAGCCCGGCGACCGGTGCGCCGGCCAGCACGGCGCCGCGCGCGACCAGCCCGCCATAGGAATGCCCGAGCAGGATCACCGGTGCGGGCAGCGCGCCGGCCACCTCCGCGACCACCGTGCCCAACTCGGCGGGCAGGTAGGCGGACTCCTCATCCGGGCCGGGGGACTCGTACTGGCCCGGCAGGTCGATCGCGACCGCGTGGACGCCCGCGGCCGCGCAGCCGTCCAGCAGCGGGGCGAAGTCCTCCTTGGACCCCGTGTACCCGGGTACCAGCAATGCCGTGGCCAGCGGGTTCTCCGGCTCCGGCCCGCGCAGCGCGGCGATCGGGCCGTACCGGCCCCGCAGTTCCACCCGCGTGCCGTGATGCGGCGAAAGCTGCGACGCGCCTTCGCCCGGGCCCGCGGCCCTCACCGCAGGGCCACCAGGGTTTCGCCACGTTGCTCGAGCAGTACCGGCCCGGCGGCGTCCAGGAACACCGGACCGCCGTAGCCGCGCCGGTCCACGCTCACCGTGCGCACGGTCCTTCCGTTCTCCTCGTCCAGTACCGCCAGCCCGCCGTTGATCGGCACCACGTACTGCCCGGCGAACACCGTGCCCGGCCCGCGCGTGCCACGAACAGTCCACTGTGGCGTGAGGTCGGTGCGGGACAGCGCCATGGTGCTGGATCCGGTGAACCAGTAGATCCCCCGCGCGCCGTGCGCGGTGGAGACCACCCCGCCGGGCGGGTCGCCCTCGAGGTCGGCCGCGGGCAGGTCGAGCGGGTACGCCGAGCGCTCTGTGCCCTCCGGGCCGTACAACACCAGCAGTTTCTCCGCGGGCAGCGCGACCGCGGCGACCTCATCCGACATGGCGACGAGCTGCGCCGAGCGGCCCGCCACCTGGACGCTGAACACCTCTTCCGGTTTGTCGCTGTCCTTGGGCACCGACTCGAGCACGGTGAGCCGGTCGGCACTGTCCCCTGGGCAGCGCTCGATCACTCCGACCTTGCCGCCGGCCGCGGCCACCGAGCCGTAGCCGCACCCGGTACGCGGCTGCTTGTTCGGGTTGACCGGTGCCGGGACCCGGCCGTACTCCAGTGTCTTCACCAGGTCGTTGCGCCAGGTGTTGAGCAGCGTGTCGCCGGTCGTCGTCACATGCTTGCCGTCACTGACCAGCCGGGTACCCGGCTCGGCGTCCCCGTTGCGCTGCCCGGTCCGCCGCCCGGTCTCGGTGTCCAGCGCGGTGACCTCGCTGCAACCCATCTCCTTGCGGTACACCGCCAGTGCCTCGGACCACTCGGTGCCCACCGTGCACAGCTCGAGCCCCCTGGCATAACGCCAGCGCACCTGGCCGGTCAGCGCGTTGCGGCCGGCCACGGCGCCGGCCGAGCCGGTGATCACGGTCGGGCCGGCCACGACCGGGGCGTGGGTGGCCGCGCTCGGCTCCCGCCACATCTCGGTCAGCGATCCGGGGACCTCGGTGGGCGCCGCGGGCAGCGGCTCCGGCGGCGGCGCGGTCTGCAGGCTGGTCGCTCGCTGGTCGCCGGACGCCCAGACCAGTACACCGGCCACCACGCAGACCACCACGATCGCGGTCGCGATCACCCGGTCCCGCTTGCGGTTCCACGGCGAACGGCTGGACCTCGCGGCCGAGTGCCGGGGCCCCGAGCGCTCGGCGGACGGCTCGGCCGCCTCCCCGCCGCTCGCGGCGTCCTCGGCGGACACCGGCTCCGGTTCCGGTTCCGCGTCCGGCTCGATGTGCTCTGACCTACCGCGGGAGTCTGTCACGCCATTCAGTCTGCCGAAGCGGGTGTGTCGCTGTTGTTGGGTACCCCACCCCGACGCCGCCTGCGGCGCCGGGGAGCCGGGCGCTCGGCGCTGTTCTCGCCCTCGGTCGGCCGGCTCGGTGTGGAGCGGGTGGTCGCGGAATCCGACTTGTCCGGCCCGCCGGAAGCCTCGCCGGTGTTCTTTCCGCCGCGGGTGCGGCGCCGCCGGTGGCGGGACTCGCCGGTGGCGTCCTCGGGCCTGCTGCCGTTCGTGCTCGCCTGCTCCGAGTCACCGCTCGGGCCGGTGGCCGTGGTCGAGGCGGTGCCCGCGCCGCGGGTGCGCCCGCGTGGCTTGCGGCGACCGGCGGACTGGCTGGTGGACTCCGAGCGGCCCTTGCGCTTGCCGCCCCACTGCTCCTCCGGCTCGGCGTCCAGCCCGGCTCGCGTCCGCTTGGCCAGCGGCAGCCTGCCGGTGGCGTCCGTGGGGATGCCGAGGTCGGTGAACAGGTGCGCCGAGGTCGAGTAGGTCTCCACCGGCTCCGGCCGGTCCAGGTCCAGCGCTTCCGAGATGAGCTTCCAGCGTGGTTCCTCGTCCCAGTCGACCAGGGTGATGGCCACCCCGGTCTTGCCGGCTCGCCCGGTGCGGCCGATCCGGTGCACGTAGGTCTTCTCGTCCTCCGGCGTCTGGTAGTTGATCACGTGCGTGACGTCGTCCACGTCGATGCCGCGGGCGGCGACGTCGGTCGCGACCAGCACGTCCACCTTGCCGGTCCGGAACGCGCGCAGCGCCTGCTCGCGGGCACCCTGGCCGAGGTCCCCGTGTACGGCCGCGGCGGCGAACCCGCGCTCGGCGAGGTCGTCGGCCACCTTCTGGGCGGTCCGCTTGGTCCGGGTGAAGACCATCGTCAGCCCCCGGCCATCGGCCTGCAGCGTGCGGGCCACCAGTTCCGGTTTGTCCAGCGAGTGTGCCCGGTAGACGAACTGGGCGGTGCGCTCGTGGATCGCGCCCGCGTCGTTCTCCTCCGCCCTGATGTGTGTCGGGCGGGTCAGGAAGGTCCGCGCGAGGTTGATGATCGGGCCGGGCATCGTGGCCGAGAACAGCATGGTCTGCCGCTGCTCGGGCACCATGCGCAGGATCCGTTCGATGTCCGGGAGGAAGCCGAGGTCGAGCATCTCGTCGGCCTCGTCGAGCACCAGGCCGCGGACCTTGCCGAGCACGAGATGCTGCTGCTCGGCGAGGTCGAGCAGCCGGCCGGGGGTGCCGATCACCAGGTCCACGCCCTTGCGCAGGGCCTCGATCTGCGGTTCGTACGGCCGGCCACCGTAGATGGCCAGCGTGCGGATGCCGAGGTGCTTGCCCGCGTCGGTGAGGTCATGGGTGACCTGCAGGCACAGTTCCCTGGTGGGGACCACCACGAGCGCCTGCGGGGTGCCGTCGCCGGGGAGCGTGAGCCGCTGCAGCAGTGGGACGCCGAAACCGAGGGTCTTGCCCATCCCGGTACGGGCCTGGCCGATCAGGTCGTCGCCGGCGAGGGCCAGCGGCAGGGTGAGCGACTGGATCGCGAAGGTGCGCTCGATACCGGCCTCGTTGAGCGCGCGGATGATCTCGGGGCGGACGTCGAACTCGGCGAACGCCGGCGCCTCCGGCTGGACGACCGGGGCCGCCTGCAACGGGTGTGAGGGGTCGTCCTCCGGCAGGCCGTTCTCGCTGTGTTCCAGCTCGACCGGATCCGCGGGGTCGGTGGTGGATGGGGTCTGGTTCGCGGTCAGAATGATCGCCTCTCTCATACCAGCGCGCACTGCCTGGCTCTATGCCGTCACTCGACCGCGAGGGGCTCGATGTGTCTCCCACGCGGGAACCCGGCGAAGAGGCGTGCACGCACACTGTTCCTTGCACTGGGTACCGCTGGCCAAGGCCCGGCCGCGGGCGCGGCGGCCTTCACGCGATACGTGCCCCGCCGGCGGCGGCGCCAGGTTGTGTGCTCCCAGAGGACGCGCCGGCAAGCGGAGCTAACTGTCAATATCATTCGCGAGTGTACCTTGGCTACCGGCATACGCTGTGAGCACCGTCGCTTGCCCGGCGTGTCCTTGCTCTCGTCGGTGAGTTGGCGCATACCACTACGGTGTCAGGCGTGAGCGAGGAAGACCCCGAGATCAGCGGTGGCGTGACCGACCTGCTGGGCGTGCTCGCGTACGGCGAGCTGTCCGCGTTCGACCGGTTGGCCGAGGACGCGCGAACGGCGCCGACGCTGTCCGGGCGGGCCGCGCTGGCCGCTATGGCGTCCGCGGAGATCGGCCACTACGGGTTGCTGGAGAAGTACCTCGCCGAGCACGGGGTCACGGTCGAGGACGCGATGAAGCCGTTCGTCGCGCCGTTCGACGCCTTCCATGCCTCCACCGCGCCGAAGTCCTGGCTGGAGTCGCTGGTCAAGGCGTACGTGGGGGACGGGCTGGCCGCCGACCTCTACCGGGAGATGGCCACCTGGCTGGACCAGGAGACCGGTCGGCTGGTGCTCACCGTGCTCGCCGACACCGGGCACTCGGCCTTCGCCGAGCGGGAGGTCGCCGCCGCGATCGAGCACGACCCGACCCAGCGGGACCGGCTGGCCCTGTGGGGGCGCAGGCTGCTCGGGGAGGCGCTCACCCAGGCGCAGTACGTGGTGGCCGAGCGGGACGGGCTGGCCGAGCTGATCGTGAGCGGTTCGGGTGACCTGTCCGGAATCGCCGGGCTCTTCCGGCGGT
Proteins encoded in this region:
- a CDS encoding PH domain-containing protein, producing MFAPRDPDEYLLETERRVIRIRRHWASLLWDAFEAVALIAVCVMVSYLLPPSMWVLQNVLWYAALVVVLRFAYYVVEWWVERLVVTDKRFIMTKGVWTTKVLMMPISKVTDLTYQRSFWGRMLGYGTTVVESAGQIQALNHISYLPRPEDFYDTISELVFGDKQKQAERFSMIKAQRAARGKRMVG
- a CDS encoding PHP domain-containing protein, which encodes MRIDLHTHSTASDGTDSPAELVAAAARAGLDVVALTDHDTTAGWQPAIEALPPGLTLVPGAELSCLSVDEHGRRVSVHLLAYLFDPAAPAVVAEQHRLRVERRSRLRGMAVRMAENGLPVDPEEVLGLLPPDSPAGRPHLAQALVRAGVVRSVDEAFAEYLGNGRGYYLPREDTPVEQAIDMIAEAGGVTVLAHPFAGSRGPTVTQEVIAALAAHGLAGLEVDHPNHDAETRAVLRGLAGELGLVRTGSSDYHGTNKTIAIGQETTDPEVFHALAERATGARVMVG
- a CDS encoding MarC family protein; protein product: MPIQDYFDLKLFMEASITLVVIMDPPGTVPVFLSLVGRKPFAARARAARQAVLVSFLVVSLFAVAGQAILAYLGIGIPALQGAGGLLLLLIALELLTGRSSAEPEAAEDVNVALVPLGTPLLAGPGAIAATIVFVRQAEGHTGAYIALGLAIVTVHLVLFLCMRYSGVIIRLIKEGGITLLAKIAGLLLAAIAVELVADSVRGFVAGS
- a CDS encoding RecB family exonuclease, with the translated sequence MSQMGFDFGGQQPRRLTKVTPSKLATFEDCPRRYRMAYVDRPTPQRTGAWAHSTLGAVVHNALRALYDLPAQRRTPARAAALVVEQWQDAGFADAEQAQRYRERAKGWVTDYVERHDLVTEPIGVERWVSAPASSQGLDGPPSMIIEGRADRIDQREGELVIVDYKTGRWVPESRDARSAQALALYAVAARRTLRMPCRQVELHHLPSGTVAAAEHTEESLRRQLKRAEESAADLRQAADTLSEGGDAEELFPVRTGRHCSWCDFRPSCPAGQQAAPAAQAWDLLAP
- a CDS encoding alpha/beta fold hydrolase, whose translation is MRAAGPGEGASQLSPHHGTRVELRGRYGPIAALRGPEPENPLATALLVPGYTGSKEDFAPLLDGCAAAGVHAVAIDLPGQYESPGPDEESAYLPAELGTVVAEVAGALPAPVILLGHSYGGLVARGAVLAGAPVAGLTLLGSGPGRLPNGFRLDALRTGEPELRANGLSAAYGVRERLNATLPGWAAVPPELKEFLRERFVASNAKGLLGMAAGLRAEPDRVDDLAAVLRRDGLRCLVVAGAQDDAWNLPAQREMARRLGVPFELVPRAAHSPNTENPAGLLGILLPAWTSWLR
- a CDS encoding DEAD/DEAH box helicase yields the protein MREAIILTANQTPSTTDPADPVELEHSENGLPEDDPSHPLQAAPVVQPEAPAFAEFDVRPEIIRALNEAGIERTFAIQSLTLPLALAGDDLIGQARTGMGKTLGFGVPLLQRLTLPGDGTPQALVVVPTRELCLQVTHDLTDAGKHLGIRTLAIYGGRPYEPQIEALRKGVDLVIGTPGRLLDLAEQQHLVLGKVRGLVLDEADEMLDLGFLPDIERILRMVPEQRQTMLFSATMPGPIINLARTFLTRPTHIRAEENDAGAIHERTAQFVYRAHSLDKPELVARTLQADGRGLTMVFTRTKRTAQKVADDLAERGFAAAAVHGDLGQGAREQALRAFRTGKVDVLVATDVAARGIDVDDVTHVINYQTPEDEKTYVHRIGRTGRAGKTGVAITLVDWDEEPRWKLISEALDLDRPEPVETYSTSAHLFTDLGIPTDATGRLPLAKRTRAGLDAEPEEQWGGKRKGRSESTSQSAGRRKPRGRTRGAGTASTTATGPSGDSEQASTNGSRPEDATGESRHRRRRTRGGKNTGEASGGPDKSDSATTRSTPSRPTEGENSAERPAPRRRRRRRGGVPNNSDTPASAD
- a CDS encoding ferritin-like fold-containing protein: MSEEDPEISGGVTDLLGVLAYGELSAFDRLAEDARTAPTLSGRAALAAMASAEIGHYGLLEKYLAEHGVTVEDAMKPFVAPFDAFHASTAPKSWLESLVKAYVGDGLAADLYREMATWLDQETGRLVLTVLADTGHSAFAEREVAAAIEHDPTQRDRLALWGRRLLGEALTQAQYVVAERDGLAELIVSGSGDLSGIAGLFRRLQQGHTKRMQVLGLG